The Proteus vulgaris genome has a segment encoding these proteins:
- a CDS encoding Superfamily II helicase and inactivated derivatives: MAVDKPSASNQLSSSDMDSKVPTLPAGFAYNAQNWLVMQPAGQDSPVKICSWLQVAARTRDPQGDNYGYLLHWLDDDNRHRYWAMPAELLAGDGSEYRRILLSRGMRLSNSVKARQLLSLFIQQMGELATQKAISVNCIGWHHHAYVHPRLTFYPSEHSNNPRMVLQTMHPIEGFIQHGSSDSWRQHVGRYCLDNPLLIVGVCAALAAPLLHLCGVDGFGLHLYGASSTGKTAALYPALSVWGEPNQLRHSWRATANGLEGTALAHNDALLALDEMGEVDPKEAGDVAYMLANGQGKTRAGKYGEMRLPARWRLVFLSTGEVTLESHLASIGKRVKAGQQVRVIDLSADAGAQMGVFNHCHDMNAADLADHLKQQSRQHYGCLALDWLRYLTQHSAQVRPVFQNVRQRFLASLPPEADGQVRRVAEKFALLASAGLLAIQAEVLDWPTQNVEAACLSQLNQWILARGGVAANEDQQAIRQVRSFIEQHGESRFTPKQTGYSSQVRQRAGWLDTTGPQTLYLFYPTGWREATEGLSPDRAAKALMAAGYLVPDGNRPQRKVSLPDNTRPRMYCVKGSILDD, translated from the coding sequence ATGGCCGTGGATAAACCATCAGCATCAAACCAACTATCTTCCAGTGATATGGATAGCAAAGTGCCAACATTACCGGCTGGTTTTGCCTATAACGCGCAAAACTGGCTGGTGATGCAACCGGCAGGGCAAGATAGCCCAGTTAAAATCTGCTCTTGGTTGCAAGTAGCTGCTCGTACTCGCGATCCGCAAGGGGACAACTACGGCTATTTATTGCACTGGTTAGACGATGACAATCGCCATCGCTATTGGGCCATGCCCGCAGAACTCTTAGCAGGAGACGGCAGCGAGTACCGTCGAATCCTACTCAGCCGAGGCATGCGGCTAAGTAACAGTGTCAAAGCGCGGCAGTTGCTCTCCCTGTTTATTCAACAAATGGGCGAGCTGGCCACGCAAAAGGCCATTAGCGTGAACTGTATTGGCTGGCATCACCACGCTTATGTGCATCCGCGCCTCACCTTTTACCCAAGCGAACACAGCAACAACCCGCGCATGGTGCTGCAAACCATGCACCCGATAGAAGGCTTTATTCAACACGGAAGTAGCGACAGTTGGCGGCAGCACGTTGGCCGCTATTGTCTGGATAACCCGCTATTAATTGTTGGTGTCTGCGCTGCACTGGCTGCGCCTTTGTTGCATTTGTGCGGGGTGGATGGTTTTGGTTTACACCTCTACGGTGCCAGCAGTACTGGTAAAACCGCAGCGCTGTATCCGGCGTTATCGGTGTGGGGCGAGCCTAATCAGCTGCGCCACAGTTGGCGTGCCACGGCCAACGGTTTAGAAGGCACAGCATTAGCGCATAACGATGCCTTGCTGGCGCTCGATGAAATGGGCGAAGTTGATCCAAAAGAGGCGGGAGATGTCGCTTATATGCTTGCCAATGGCCAAGGTAAAACCCGTGCAGGCAAATACGGTGAAATGCGCTTACCCGCCCGTTGGCGTTTAGTGTTTTTATCTACTGGTGAAGTGACGCTCGAAAGCCATCTTGCCAGTATCGGCAAGCGCGTGAAAGCGGGGCAGCAAGTGCGCGTGATTGATCTCAGTGCCGATGCCGGAGCGCAAATGGGCGTGTTTAACCATTGCCATGACATGAATGCCGCCGATTTAGCCGATCACCTAAAACAGCAAAGTCGCCAACACTACGGCTGCTTGGCCTTGGACTGGTTACGTTATTTAACGCAGCACAGCGCGCAGGTGCGACCCGTTTTCCAAAACGTACGCCAACGCTTTTTAGCCAGTTTACCACCCGAGGCTGACGGCCAAGTGCGCCGAGTTGCCGAAAAATTTGCCTTACTGGCCAGCGCAGGCCTGTTAGCCATTCAAGCCGAAGTACTCGATTGGCCAACCCAAAATGTCGAAGCCGCCTGTTTAAGCCAGCTTAACCAATGGATACTTGCCCGCGGTGGTGTGGCCGCCAATGAAGACCAACAAGCGATTCGCCAGGTGCGTAGCTTTATTGAGCAGCATGGCGAAAGCCGCTTTACGCCTAAGCAAACCGGTTACAGCAGTCAAGTACGCCAGCGTGCAGGTTGGCTTGATACTACTGGCCCACAAACTCTCTACCTGTTTTACCCAACTGGCTGGCGTGAAGCCACCGAAGGCCTAAGCCCAGATCGCGCTGCCAAAGCACTGATGGCCGCAGGCTACCTAGTCCCCGATGGCAACCGCCCACAGCGCAAAGTCAGCCTGCCCGACAACACCCGCCCACGCATGTACTGTGTTAAAGGCAGTATCTTGGATGACTAA
- a CDS encoding Protein of uncharacterised function DUF45: protein MSSTIKQAEIPTASAEKLAVVYGGGEIPFQLAFSKRKSLEISVHPDKSVFVKAPEGTDREAIEAKVKKRARWIKRQIRYFDQFDPRTPSRKYVSGESHLYLGKKYRLKIAVGTDNGVALKAGFFWVTSANGKPEHVESLLNDWYREKADFHLNKVFSDCWEKFKHSDDSKPTIKIMQLKKRWGSLSKNGTLTLNRDLIKAPKECIEYVIIHELCHLEHHNHGPEFYRLLERSLPDWVNRKHKLEMALI, encoded by the coding sequence ATGTCGTCAACCATCAAGCAGGCCGAGATACCAACAGCAAGCGCTGAAAAGCTAGCGGTTGTATACGGAGGGGGAGAAATCCCCTTCCAGCTGGCTTTTTCTAAACGCAAGTCGCTGGAAATATCAGTTCACCCTGATAAATCAGTTTTTGTGAAAGCCCCTGAAGGCACCGACCGTGAGGCCATTGAAGCTAAGGTGAAGAAGCGTGCTCGGTGGATCAAGCGTCAAATTCGCTACTTTGACCAGTTTGACCCAAGAACCCCTTCTCGCAAATACGTAAGTGGTGAAAGCCATTTGTATCTCGGTAAGAAGTATCGGCTAAAAATTGCAGTAGGCACTGACAACGGTGTAGCGCTGAAAGCGGGCTTTTTTTGGGTAACGTCAGCCAATGGTAAACCAGAGCATGTGGAGTCGCTACTTAATGATTGGTATCGAGAAAAGGCCGATTTCCATTTAAATAAGGTGTTTTCGGATTGTTGGGAGAAGTTCAAACATTCAGATGACAGCAAGCCAACCATTAAAATAATGCAACTCAAAAAGCGCTGGGGCAGTCTATCGAAAAACGGAACGCTGACCTTAAACCGCGACTTAATTAAGGCACCGAAAGAGTGTATTGAGTACGTGATCATTCATGAACTGTGTCACCTAGAGCACCACAACCACGGCCCAGAGTTTTATCGTTTGCTCGAACGCTCTCTACCAGATTGGGTGAATCGAAAACATAAACTGGAAATGGCACTGATATAG